The window CTTTTCTCAACCGTGTGAATATTCCCTtggaaatcagtttggtttcaatgCTAATGTTGATGGGATTGTTAAAGTTGCATCATCTCTGGTTTCTGAAGTAAGCTCAGTTACTAGCATTGCAAAAATGTAGCTCTTATTGTCCTTTAGTTTTTCTGTTATGCATTTTGTATTGCTTTTTGCAGGTTCCTTTGAATAATCAATCAGCCTATCTGGCTGGCTGGCTGTATTATGATTCGTCAGAAAGACTTCTGTCAAGAGGACAACTTCTCCAGGTAATCATTTTCTCTCTCATCAATTTACTTTGGTGGAAAATCTCCAGCTATTATGAAATTTGCTTGACTGTAGAGCTGCTTTATAGTTTAGCCCCTTGTAATCAGAAcaactctttgttttgttttgcaGGCCATTTCATATGGAAGAGAAGCCCTCCAATTGCGCAAGAAGCTCCTaaaaaagaagttcaaatttaatttGGGCAAGTTTGTAAGCAAGGAAAGCGAATGTTCTGGTGGGCAAGGCTTTGTTTCACTTGAAGCATGGGGACCAACAATGGCTGAAATTTGGCCAGATTGCACCAGGCCAAGCAGCATGAGAGATTCTTTCCTTACCCCATGGAATGTACTTAAATGTTACCTTGAAAGCATATTACAGGTATGACAATAGTGTGGCATGAGTTAAGTTCAGTACCAGCAAATTGATTGAAAAAGTTGGTGGAATATGTGCACCACCGCTAGCCATCTTTAACATAGTAAGATGAGTCCAACCTACTTATGAGTGATGGCTCATGTTGACACTGCTTTGGCTTTTGGCAATATCGCAATCATTTCCATAATGTAAAACATGGTCTCAAGTTGGCTACAGACTTTCTCATATTATTCATGTTTTTTCACTATGTACTCAGGTTGCTCTGATGCATGAGTTGATTGGTGATGGCGCCGAAGCAGAAGTTCTATTACGGACAGGAAAGGAGATATCATGTTTCCAAGGATTGCCAATTTTTGCTGTTGTTTTTACATCAGCGTTAGGTACATACATCTAGCGATGATCTGTCTGTTGGTTTATTGTTTTTATTCATCTGTGTTGGTTTTTATTCATTTATCCCTTCTTTCTCATCTTTTAGGTCAACTATACTGCAAGAGACAGCTGTGGGATGCTGCAGAGGGTGAGCTTAAACATGCTAGGGATCTCCTTAAAGAAAATTGTGAATTCATTTCATGTGAGACATGCAGGTTGACTCAAGAGATATCAGTTGATGTGCAAGCTGGGGATCTGTTTTGGAATCAATTTGACAAAGATTTGCAAAAACATTCAACATGCAATTTGTCTCGTGCTTTAGGCATGTACCGATCTGCCATGGAGAAATTGAATGACACCAGTTTGGAATTTTCTGCTGGGTCCTGTTGTAAACTTAATACTAGTTGCATTTTGGGCAACAAAGACTGTATTGCAGAAACCAAGCGTGGAGCTTGTAATCGTGGGAAAAAACCCTTAGCAGCCAAGGATGGAGTGTTACCTCCATGTACTCCTTGTTTGTTGTTCAGTCAAGCACCTATTGACCAGTACAATGAACTTGTGGGATTAAAATCTGAAAGGAAAAACTTGAAGAATGCCGAAAGTGCCCCACCATTGGATGTTAACGTTAAGACATCCAAAACTTCATCACGTTTAGCCAAAGAACAGAATGCGGCAGCTCATTCAAAGACTAGAACCACCCGATCCAGCAAGCGAACTGCACATGTGAAAAGTGAAAAAGATCTAGCTGAACTGAATAGTGAGAATGACATATCTGGGAGCGACAAATTGTCCACAGATGCTTTAGTCTGTGGGAAGCTAAGCTGCTCCCTTGATGGTGTTTACTGCAGCAGAGATGACATATGCAATATGTTTGGGTGTTGGAATTGCCTTTTTGTTGATTCACTCAATTCTGAGTCCATTGAGAATATATTGCAGTTCAGAAAAGACTGCATCCGCCGACGCCATCTTGTGTCTCTTCTGTTAAAAACAGGTACTATTTTTATCCATGTTCTGTCATGTGCCAAACCAATCTGTGATATACTTCAGTTATGAGACACGCAATTGAAGGTTTCACATACCTAAGGAATCTCATTGGTTGGTAACTTGGTGCTTCATTATGTCAAAACTGACCGGCCACAACAATGCCTGTGAAACAAACAGTAGCCTAAGTTTCTTACGCAAGTTGTACAAGTAGACACTCCCTGAAAGCTCTCACATCACAAATATAGCGCTCCACATTTCTACATGCGATACTTGGAAATGTATGGATCTGTTAGCTTAAGTAGTTTGATCAAATTTGATTTCTTGCTTCTGTAGTTGGGCTACTTGTTGATCATTACTTATTAGTTAAGTTCCTTAATTCTTTCATATTATTCAGTCCTGATGTGCTGCCTTTGCAGCAAGAGCCTTGGGAGCTCAGGGTGGAAAGCATGGAGCTCATGAAGTTCATAGTATCTACTGGCAGTGTATATCATTGTTGTATTTCAGATCTCTTCCTCAAGGTTGTTATAGAACCTATGAGCCTCATTTAATTGGACTAATCATGAATGAAAATACTGGTGATTTTCTTTCTTTAGAGCGTGCGGAAATACTATGTAGTATGAGTTTCTTTTTGCTGAAGGGTTTCCTTTCAGAACAGTCAAGGTTTGTCTAAATCAATTCCCTATTATGCATCAGTCACATGCATAACATTCTGACCGTAGCAGTTCACGACCCTTGCTAAACTGTCATCATCACTATCTGCAGGGATAGTTGCTGCAGCTTCTCTAGTGTACAAACGGCTGATATCGTTTCTTGGTTGCTGAAAGCTTTTGTGTTATCTGGAGAGAGTCCTTCACTTCTTCAGGAGGTCTGTGATATTCTCAAGTCATTCGCTCTCGTAATTTTAAATGCTTAGTTCGTAtatctttctacctctttttgtgagTGTCTGCTCAAGTCAGGCTATTTTTTCCTTTTGTCGTCAATTATACACTTACTCCTGTCTTTACATCCAACTCCCCTATTGCAGGTTTGCAGGCTACTCACATGCATATTCTTACTCTCAACGATAGATTCCACGGTTCAATTACCTTTGTATTCCAAGGGATCTCTCTCTTTGAATCATTGGGCTGCTTACTTTCATCAAGCTTCTGTTGGAACTCATCTCAATTGCCATTACCTTGCAAGCTTACAGGCATTGCCCAGAAGAACAGATTCGAAGGTTTGTACCACTCCGAAGTTCACAACCAGATTAACACATACTGGCGTACTTCATTTGTTGTAATAATTTCCCCTTCATGTTTTCAGGGTCTTGTTGGAGATTTCGCAAACAAGATAGATGAGGTCCCAAAGTTTCTAAGGTTTAAAATTTTAAATAGTTAACTTGCTGATTTATTGTTTCATATGGTGTATGTACATGTATAATTAAACTACAATTTCGGTATCAGGTTTTCATCGGCAGACATGGAACATCTCGAAAAGCATGTATCAGAATTCTTCAATCAACTTCCTGATGTACCAATTGTGTGCATTAGTATGCTTGGAGGTGATTTTGTGAATGTTCTTGGGGAAGCACTTCTTCTCCCTTCCCTGTTTCCTGCTTGGATGTTGCTCTCAAGGTTTGATTCAACAAACAAGCCTACCACAATGCTTCTACCAGTGGATTCTATTTCAAAAGGTGTGTAGATTGCCTGTTGTGTTGCATAGTCTTATAAGTTAATATTGGGTCTCTTGCACTTTTTATTCACATGCTTATTGTTTGACAGAAGCACATAATGAAGACTCTTCTATCAAAGAACTGGATAATCCAACTAGAGCTTCAGATAAGAATTGGAAGTGCCCTTGGAGCTGCACTATTATAGATTATGTGGCTCCAACTTTCAGAAAGCTACTTGAGGATAACTTTAGATCCCTCTCTGGTGCAACTGATATTCCAAAGGATGGACAAGCAAATGCAGTAAGGTGGTGGTCGGATAGAATGAAGCTCAACAACGACCTTAATGAGATACTGGAGTaagatttcttatgtatgctacgCGTGCAACTGTAAATATTTTAAGACGGTCTCTAGATATCTTGCTCCGTACATTATTGAAGATTTgcgttttcattataggattatgtTTTAAAAATCAATATTCCTTTGTTCTGATGTCTTTGTTTGCCGTTTTGAACAGAAACATGGAAAAATTGTGGCTAGGACCCTGGAAATATCTTCTGCTGGGGCACCAATCAGCTGACCAACACAGTGAGGCAGTGCTGGAAAATCTAATCACTGGTCTAGAATCAGAATTCAAACTTGAAGCAAATCCGGCGCTCATCAAGGTCATCCTTGGTGGGGTTGCATCAGTGGATGAACTGAAAGAATGTGTTTCTCAGCTTGTATCATATAAAGCTTACTTTGGCAGGGGAGGGTGTTGTGGAAGAGATAGACTTAGAGCCTTCTCTTGCCAGATTGATGCTGAAGCTCTGGTGTCCCTTGAGCATTTATGCAATGGTGTAGTGAATGAGCTGGCCGAGCCAGTTGAGAGAACTCCAGTGATTTTAGTTCTGGATACTGATGTGCAGGTGAGCATTATGATATCCTTATTATTGGTTATCTCTTCTGTTATTAAAAAGGTCTTTTTGACTCTGTTATAAGTTTTGACGGATGTTCCACCTTACTGATTAGCCACTGGAAGGGATAAATTAAATAAAAGCTGTGTCATCATTTGCATCTACCTTGATGTGATCTAATGTAATTCATTTTTGCGGTAAATAATTAAACAATGGATGAAACAACACTGTAAGGATCTTTCATGGTAAATTTTAGTGTAGCAATATTCTTTAACCTCGAAAGGAAATGTTGTACTGCTAGCTTTCTCGTATTCTTTGTCTAGCAATATTGCCAATAGAAGCTTTTTTCGATCCCCATCATATATCTTCTTTAACCTCTTCTTAAAAATGATTGAGTGCAGATGCTTCCTTGGGAGAACTTGCCTGTGTTAAGGAATCAGGAAATGTACCGCATGCCGTCAGTGAGAAGCATCTTTCTAGCATTGACTAGAAGCACTAATCATCAGAAAGATGCCAGTGTCATAGACCCTCCTTTTCCTGTTATTGACCCTTTCAATGCATTCTATCTGTTGAATCCTGGTGGTGATTTGATCAGCACACAAGAGGAATTTGATCAGTTGTTTAGAAACTACGAGTGGAAGGTAACGATGATCTGTTAATTACTTAGAGATGATGAGAAAATGTGCTGCTTGTTTAAACAACCTTCTCAATGGTGAATATTGCAAAAGAAGAATCCTACACCTGTGTTGTATAAACAATGTAGTCTGGCTTGCGGAAGTGGAACCTTTAGTGTTTTCTTTAAACTCTAGAAATGGTAAATATAAATAGTTGGAAATCTGGTTTCCTGGTAGCTTTTGGTGCAGACTCTACATTTGAGTGTATTGTTAGTTTCAGTAGTCAGGCATGCATCAAGTTTAGCATACTATATATAGATGATGCAACCTGCTGAAACGCTTTGACGTCTGTCACAAGGAAATAAGCCATGTATCCAAGAATGATGCAAGCTAGTTAAAGTATAAATTTGGATTTTTCTTAAAGCAATCACCAGCATATAATTGTGATGCATTGATGCCATGCAGGGAAATGCTGGGGATGCTCCAACAGCTGAAGAGCTTGTCTTGGCCCTGAGGAATCATGATCTTTTTCTCTACTTTGGACATGGAAGTGGTATGCACTATGGTCTATGGATATAAATATTGGTAGTTAAGTCATTTTGCTGGCTTGTATAATGTGCTTGTGTCGGAGTCATTTGAACTTCCACGGCTTCAACCTTCAACCTTTGAAGCCATCAAAGTGTAGCGCATTACCATAATACCCACACTATAGGATGCAAGCTAAAAAACAGTGTCTGGTTCTTCTATGGGCATAGCTACCCGTGTTAAGTTATTTTGTACAAAATGCTCACCAAGCTTCTATTGAAAGCTTCCACAGGAACTTTAACTAGTACTccaaaagcttgtccctcaaatggatgtatctagcaccaagttagtgctagatacatccatttgaggaacaagcttgggacaagttttttcggacggagggagtagatgacacATACTTTTATAGAACTTATTACTTGTATAGTAGTATAGTGGCAGATGTATCAGTAGGAACTATTGCTTCTGATGCTAGTGCTAACAAATGCCTTCAAGTCTGATGGTTTGATGACCACTTGTGCTATTATTGTTGAGGAATATGAACTCCAAGCACTTTGTACCGTTCAGTATTCAGATACTTTTTATAAACTGGGTACTGCTCAGGTATCTGTTGTACTAACAGAGTGTTCTAACTAGTCTGAGAAAATGTTGCAGGAAGCCAGTATGTCTCTGGAAAGGAAATCGAGAAGTTAGATAATTGTGCAGCTGCTCTCCTCATGGGTTGCAGTAGTGGGACACTTCATTGCAAAGGAGCGTATGCTCCTCAAGGGGCCCCTTTGTCTTATTTATTTGCTGGTTCTCCGTCCGTCATTGCAAATCTCTGGGACGTCTCGGATAAAGATATAGATCGATTTAGTAAAGCACTGCTCAATTCATGGCTGCAAGAAAATGTCACGGCTGCCAAGAATTGCTCTAAGTGTTGCCCTCTGACCCAAGAATTTGAGTCCATGACCATCGCCGCGAAGGACAATGTTAGGTCAAGACGAAAAGGCTCACAAGCTAGGAAGCAACAACAGACAGTAGAGATGGGCGGCAGTAGTAGTTGCTGTAACTGCGGGCACAGGCGAATAGcttcacatataagtgaagctaggCGTGCTTGCAGGCTTCCTCTTATGATCGGTGCATCTCCTGTTTGTTATGGTGTGCCTACTATCATCAGGAAGAAGTAATGGACATGCAGTATTCTAATGGGAGATCATCGTGGACTGCATGCTGTAGTTCTGGGCTTTGAGCCACTGATGCAAACCGAGGGAAGTGCCATGATAGGCTATGCTGTTGTTTGTACTTAGCAGCAGATGCAGAGCTAACAAGATAATGCTGATTGGCTGTTTTTTACCCGGGGACCAGCCCGAAATTTCATCGATTCTGACGAGATTCAGTGCTGTGCCAACACAGGGTATATACGAGTAAAATTATGCTCCGGGAAATCAGTAGCATGTAGAGCAAATGAACCTTGATATGTTGTTAATTTGTTATACATGTGCTTCCAAATGTAATTTTGAGCACATATGTAATCTTATGTTCTGGAAATCAGTAGCATGTAGAGCAACTGAACCAGCCCCAAGGCAACTGCTAACTGTTGTTTGTATTATTTTGTACACTACAGATCTGATTCTTTCTGTTACATTATAATATAGCTGGTTTAATTGTATGTTCTCGTACCGTTGTAGTAGCTTCCATAATATAGCTGGCAAAGTTTTTCTCCTTCAAAAGTCAAGCTTcataaactttgaccaaatttaaaTCAGCTACATCATGATTCATGACTCATGAGACATGTTTTTTTACATGGATTTTGCTACAAATTGATGTCAGTTTTTCTTAGCAAGCATGACAAATCCTTGCCATGTTCAGTTTTTTTGCCAGGAATTGCCTTG is drawn from Triticum dicoccoides isolate Atlit2015 ecotype Zavitan chromosome 6B, WEW_v2.0, whole genome shotgun sequence and contains these coding sequences:
- the LOC119322508 gene encoding separase-like isoform X1, coding for MEAAADDLLAALSSPSSRAGLHSRFAAYLQPFSPHLPAANPNPKPPPKRATKQGKQQQPPPDAAALRSLAKRFLPFLCRALQLLPPLLLPNPSAGGDAAGLDELLEIYGLTLDCLAAISTCLAGKPYSVLLQRGRFVCCLESRGRYARAEAEAAATLDALRCALSPLTAAKPSRGAAIVAPLLPEPGIAGEAGADPEVTILAVELTVCLANCASKGKVKEDACYERVRNLVEQLRPWLRILTEGASKKYLTLLVNALSRCAIFLAAESSFFDADLVREFCVATLGECEKAQLIERLPIVARKICSSVDLSWGESTSLLLAVLESVLRVKAYLPKALNEFLEFIDYFSRSFLSNRDVNAGASKLFYGQGGFSSEISPPIASVLHLYATGLHFSRQQMESEDQPSMSVDFLKNEKNLQTLNNALGTLERIFFATDGKSSKHDNLGKYSSTLTDARHPNKKDSYSCSQSREHINFLAYLDSLEFVCKILLQPANAVWESFFKEKTVPTSGKMTCVLMALNQFIDSSLFAYSSYTKMSDEEKERLNKTLLRALVSAIKISFVTKEAIQKSLYSINCAISSTWIKLEDFKYLIPSIGNIGVTLYNIGHFEEAPKALELCCQATWAQIRLSYCRLSTRTEGHIIIEDLPKDTLKDIITDAFARIDKMVNTLHRCGSKVIRDIVVKSLSELLAHGDTSDYHKSYSVLIESWVKITLKDFANDQNMDSAPLLYHSLMGYPSPLPKKLIGSILEQELLKYGEMESRATMLCGNMQIRIIDILLNELYCSKEYYLDRSKVLVRKAHALRSSGVQNISRCLESLSEAISLLRSILLDSSRGNAIVMHELAIAYCLHAHCAQEANRGGKVIFDDARSAVGLWSKMGTSQHSSPGVIFQQPSETLVPLLCSLVDLLAMKGHFELQFELCKLIIMMWKQENLPIEKLLSMLFINRRLNHACCHLPVDQNFFSYVAEHLGVDCRNTLFWRNCFKGDYPSLSMFLQQLWPVEFFSQPCEYSLGNQFGFNANVDGIVKVASSLVSEVPLNNQSAYLAGWLYYDSSERLLSRGQLLQAISYGREALQLRKKLLKKKFKFNLGKFVSKESECSGGQGFVSLEAWGPTMAEIWPDCTRPSSMRDSFLTPWNVLKCYLESILQVALMHELIGDGAEAEVLLRTGKEISCFQGLPIFAVVFTSALGQLYCKRQLWDAAEGELKHARDLLKENCEFISCETCRLTQEISVDVQAGDLFWNQFDKDLQKHSTCNLSRALGMYRSAMEKLNDTSLEFSAGSCCKLNTSCILGNKDCIAETKRGACNRGKKPLAAKDGVLPPCTPCLLFSQAPIDQYNELVGLKSERKNLKNAESAPPLDVNVKTSKTSSRLAKEQNAAAHSKTRTTRSSKRTAHVKSEKDLAELNSENDISGSDKLSTDALVCGKLSCSLDGVYCSRDDICNMFGCWNCLFVDSLNSESIENILQFRKDCIRRRHLVSLLLKTARALGAQGGKHGAHEVHSIYWQCISLLYFRSLPQGCYRTYEPHLIGLIMNENTGDFLSLERAEILCSMSFFLLKGFLSEQSRDSCCSFSSVQTADIVSWLLKAFVLSGESPSLLQEVCRLLTCIFLLSTIDSTVQLPLYSKGSLSLNHWAAYFHQASVGTHLNCHYLASLQALPRRTDSKGLVGDFANKIDEVPKFLRFSSADMEHLEKHVSEFFNQLPDVPIVCISMLGGDFVNVLGEALLLPSLFPAWMLLSRFDSTNKPTTMLLPVDSISKEAHNEDSSIKELDNPTRASDKNWKCPWSCTIIDYVAPTFRKLLEDNFRSLSGATDIPKDGQANAVRWWSDRMKLNNDLNEILENMEKLWLGPWKYLLLGHQSADQHSEAVLENLITGLESEFKLEANPALIKVILGGVASVDELKECVSQLVSYKAYFGRGGCCGRDRLRAFSCQIDAEALVSLEHLCNGVVNELAEPVERTPVILVLDTDVQMLPWENLPVLRNQEMYRMPSVRSIFLALTRSTNHQKDASVIDPPFPVIDPFNAFYLLNPGGDLISTQEEFDQLFRNYEWKGNAGDAPTAEELVLALRNHDLFLYFGHGSGSQYVSGKEIEKLDNCAAALLMGCSSGTLHCKGAYAPQGAPLSYLFAGSPSVIANLWDVSDKDIDRFSKALLNSWLQENVTAAKNCSKCCPLTQEFESMTIAAKDNVRSRRKGSQARKQQQTVEMGGSSSCCNCGHRRIASHISEARRACRLPLMIGASPVCYGVPTIIRKK
- the LOC119322508 gene encoding separase-like isoform X3, whose protein sequence is MEAAADDLLAALSSPSSRAGLHSRFAAYLQPFSPHLPAANPNPKPPPKRATKQGKQQQPPPDAAALRSLAKRFLPFLCRALQLLPPLLLPNPSAGGDAAGLDELLEIYGLTLDCLAAISTCLAGKPYSVLLQRGRFVCCLESRGRYARAEAEAAATLDALRCALSPLTAAKPSRGAAIVAPLLPEPGIAGEAGADPEVTILAVELTVCLANCASKGKVKEDACYERVRNLVEQLRPWLRILTEGASKKYLTLLVNALSRCAIFLAAESSFFDADLVREFCVATLGECEKAQLIERLPIVARKICSSVDLSWGESTSLLLAVLESVLRVKISPPIASVLHLYATGLHFSRQQMESEDQPSMSVDFLKNEKNLQTLNNALGTLERIFFATDGKSSKHDNLGKYSSTLTDARHPNKKDSYSCSQSREHINFLAYLDSLEFVCKILLQPANAVWESFFKEKTVPTSGKMTCVLMALNQFIDSSLFAYSSYTKMSDEEKERLNKTLLRALVSAIKISFVTKEAIQKSLYSINCAISSTWIKLEDFKYLIPSIGNIGVTLYNIGHFEEAPKALELCCQATWAQIRLSYCRLSTRTEGHIIIEDLPKDTLKDIITDAFARIDKMVNTLHRCGSKVIRDIVVKSLSELLAHGDTSDYHKSYSVLIESWVKITLKDFANDQNMDSAPLLYHSLMGYPSPLPKKLIGSILEQELLKYGEMESRATMLCGNMQIRIIDILLNELYCSKEYYLDRSKVLVRKAHALRSSGVQNISRCLESLSEAISLLRSILLDSSRGNAIVMHELAIAYCLHAHCAQEANRGGKVIFDDARSAVGLWSKMGTSQHSSPGVIFQQPSETLVPLLCSLVDLLAMKGHFELQFELCKLIIMMWKQENLPIEKLLSMLFINRRLNHACCHLPVDQNFFSYVAEHLGVDCRNTLFWRNCFKGDYPSLSMFLQQLWPVEFFSQPCEYSLGNQFGFNANVDGIVKVASSLVSEVPLNNQSAYLAGWLYYDSSERLLSRGQLLQAISYGREALQLRKKLLKKKFKFNLGKFVSKESECSGGQGFVSLEAWGPTMAEIWPDCTRPSSMRDSFLTPWNVLKCYLESILQVALMHELIGDGAEAEVLLRTGKEISCFQGLPIFAVVFTSALGQLYCKRQLWDAAEGELKHARDLLKENCEFISCETCRLTQEISVDVQAGDLFWNQFDKDLQKHSTCNLSRALGMYRSAMEKLNDTSLEFSAGSCCKLNTSCILGNKDCIAETKRGACNRGKKPLAAKDGVLPPCTPCLLFSQAPIDQYNELVGLKSERKNLKNAESAPPLDVNVKTSKTSSRLAKEQNAAAHSKTRTTRSSKRTAHVKSEKDLAELNSENDISGSDKLSTDALVCGKLSCSLDGVYCSRDDICNMFGCWNCLFVDSLNSESIENILQFRKDCIRRRHLVSLLLKTARALGAQGGKHGAHEVHSIYWQCISLLYFRSLPQGCYRTYEPHLIGLIMNENTGDFLSLERAEILCSMSFFLLKGFLSEQSRDSCCSFSSVQTADIVSWLLKAFVLSGESPSLLQEVCRLLTCIFLLSTIDSTVQLPLYSKGSLSLNHWAAYFHQASVGTHLNCHYLASLQALPRRTDSKGLVGDFANKIDEVPKFLRFSSADMEHLEKHVSEFFNQLPDVPIVCISMLGGDFVNVLGEALLLPSLFPAWMLLSRFDSTNKPTTMLLPVDSISKEAHNEDSSIKELDNPTRASDKNWKCPWSCTIIDYVAPTFRKLLEDNFRSLSGATDIPKDGQANAVRWWSDRMKLNNDLNEILENMEKLWLGPWKYLLLGHQSADQHSEAVLENLITGLESEFKLEANPALIKVILGGVASVDELKECVSQLVSYKAYFGRGGCCGRDRLRAFSCQIDAEALVSLEHLCNGVVNELAEPVERTPVILVLDTDVQMLPWENLPVLRNQEMYRMPSVRSIFLALTRSTNHQKDASVIDPPFPVIDPFNAFYLLNPGGDLISTQEEFDQLFRNYEWKGNAGDAPTAEELVLALRNHDLFLYFGHGSGSQYVSGKEIEKLDNCAAALLMGCSSGTLHCKGAYAPQGAPLSYLFAGSPSVIANLWDVSDKDIDRFSKALLNSWLQENVTAAKNCSKCCPLTQEFESMTIAAKDNVRSRRKGSQARKQQQTVEMGGSSSCCNCGHRRIASHISEARRACRLPLMIGASPVCYGVPTIIRKK
- the LOC119322508 gene encoding separase-like isoform X2, with amino-acid sequence MEAAADDLLAALSSPSSRAGLHSRFAAYLQPFSPHLPAANPNPKPPPKRATKQGKQQQPPPDAAALRSLAKRFLPFLCRALQLLPPLLLPNPSAGGDAAGLDELLEIYGLTLDCLAAISTCLAGKPYSVLLQRGRFVCCLESRGRYARAEAEAAATLDALRCALSPLTAAKPSRGAAIVAPLLPEPGIAGEAGADPEVTILAVELTVCLANCASKGKVKEDACYERVRNLVEQLRPWLRILTEGASKKYLTLLVNALSRCAIFLAAESSFFDADLVREFCVATLGECEKAQLIERLPIVARKICSSVDLSWGESTSLLLAVLESVLRVKAYLPKALNEFLEFIDYFSRSFLSNRDVNAGASKLFYGQGGFSSEISPPIASVLHLYATGLHFSRQQMESEDQPSMSVDFLKNEKNLQTLNNALGTLERIFFATDGKSSKHDNLGKYSSTLTDARHPNKKDSYSCSQSREHINFLAYLDSLEFVCKILLQPANAVWESFFKEKTVPTSGKMTCVLMALNQFIDSSLFAYSYTKMSDEEKERLNKTLLRALVSAIKISFVTKEAIQKSLYSINCAISSTWIKLEDFKYLIPSIGNIGVTLYNIGHFEEAPKALELCCQATWAQIRLSYCRLSTRTEGHIIIEDLPKDTLKDIITDAFARIDKMVNTLHRCGSKVIRDIVVKSLSELLAHGDTSDYHKSYSVLIESWVKITLKDFANDQNMDSAPLLYHSLMGYPSPLPKKLIGSILEQELLKYGEMESRATMLCGNMQIRIIDILLNELYCSKEYYLDRSKVLVRKAHALRSSGVQNISRCLESLSEAISLLRSILLDSSRGNAIVMHELAIAYCLHAHCAQEANRGGKVIFDDARSAVGLWSKMGTSQHSSPGVIFQQPSETLVPLLCSLVDLLAMKGHFELQFELCKLIIMMWKQENLPIEKLLSMLFINRRLNHACCHLPVDQNFFSYVAEHLGVDCRNTLFWRNCFKGDYPSLSMFLQQLWPVEFFSQPCEYSLGNQFGFNANVDGIVKVASSLVSEVPLNNQSAYLAGWLYYDSSERLLSRGQLLQAISYGREALQLRKKLLKKKFKFNLGKFVSKESECSGGQGFVSLEAWGPTMAEIWPDCTRPSSMRDSFLTPWNVLKCYLESILQVALMHELIGDGAEAEVLLRTGKEISCFQGLPIFAVVFTSALGQLYCKRQLWDAAEGELKHARDLLKENCEFISCETCRLTQEISVDVQAGDLFWNQFDKDLQKHSTCNLSRALGMYRSAMEKLNDTSLEFSAGSCCKLNTSCILGNKDCIAETKRGACNRGKKPLAAKDGVLPPCTPCLLFSQAPIDQYNELVGLKSERKNLKNAESAPPLDVNVKTSKTSSRLAKEQNAAAHSKTRTTRSSKRTAHVKSEKDLAELNSENDISGSDKLSTDALVCGKLSCSLDGVYCSRDDICNMFGCWNCLFVDSLNSESIENILQFRKDCIRRRHLVSLLLKTARALGAQGGKHGAHEVHSIYWQCISLLYFRSLPQGCYRTYEPHLIGLIMNENTGDFLSLERAEILCSMSFFLLKGFLSEQSRDSCCSFSSVQTADIVSWLLKAFVLSGESPSLLQEVCRLLTCIFLLSTIDSTVQLPLYSKGSLSLNHWAAYFHQASVGTHLNCHYLASLQALPRRTDSKGLVGDFANKIDEVPKFLRFSSADMEHLEKHVSEFFNQLPDVPIVCISMLGGDFVNVLGEALLLPSLFPAWMLLSRFDSTNKPTTMLLPVDSISKEAHNEDSSIKELDNPTRASDKNWKCPWSCTIIDYVAPTFRKLLEDNFRSLSGATDIPKDGQANAVRWWSDRMKLNNDLNEILENMEKLWLGPWKYLLLGHQSADQHSEAVLENLITGLESEFKLEANPALIKVILGGVASVDELKECVSQLVSYKAYFGRGGCCGRDRLRAFSCQIDAEALVSLEHLCNGVVNELAEPVERTPVILVLDTDVQMLPWENLPVLRNQEMYRMPSVRSIFLALTRSTNHQKDASVIDPPFPVIDPFNAFYLLNPGGDLISTQEEFDQLFRNYEWKGNAGDAPTAEELVLALRNHDLFLYFGHGSGSQYVSGKEIEKLDNCAAALLMGCSSGTLHCKGAYAPQGAPLSYLFAGSPSVIANLWDVSDKDIDRFSKALLNSWLQENVTAAKNCSKCCPLTQEFESMTIAAKDNVRSRRKGSQARKQQQTVEMGGSSSCCNCGHRRIASHISEARRACRLPLMIGASPVCYGVPTIIRKK